GGCCTGGCAGGGGGTTGCAGGGGCTTACTTTAGGGCCATGAATTTGAATGGTAATATCCTTCCAAGGATGAACAGCAGAGCTCACATTAGTCACTACATAATTGAATATACTCAATTTTACTACCAGAATAGGAAAagataataacaatatataagtatggttttacttttttgttttttaactatttcacatttttttaaaaagaaaatctttataacaaaaattaccaaaccagaaaactaaaaagaattCTGGCAATAACCAAACTAAATGGTTAATTCAGTTCAGTATTAAATTTGGCATTTTGACATAGGAAGATTTCCAATTAAAAATGACAGATCATACTCATCTAGAATTGAAGAATGTACATTTGCAGcagaaaccaaaaagaaaagagcccCAAAACTGACCAGTAACCAACTAGGCAACGCTAAGCACGCCGTTTGCTTAAGCGCCAAGAGTTGGGTTCATGGTATCTATCATAGAGTGGTTCAATGCGCTCTTGTCTCTTGCGCTTGCTCATTTTTGTAGGATCTGCAACTTTGAAGAATCTTGGAGCCAGTTCAACAAGCCACTTGGGGTCTATGACAGTGACCTCACGCATATACTCCTTGGTGGTCATGACAAGTTCATGATAGATAACCAAGTCAGGTTGTCTCTGGAAAAGTGCACTGCTTGGATGTATGTACACTGGTTGATTCTCCACTAGCGTTCTGTAACCTTCCTGTGGATCCTTCCTAGCTGCATGGAAAAAGAAACCAGCAGCTATAGCTTTTCTTATCTTTGTAAAGTTCTTACCAGCACTCACAACATCCAATTTGTACCTGTTCACATACAGCAAGATTTAGAAACTTGTCAACATGAAGGAAAATCTTGCATCTTAATATCAttaaatggaataaaaaatacaataacttttaattaatatactaaagtCTTTCACGTAGAAACACATGATCGTTTAGGAGTTAGGAgagaataagaaaatgaacTATTTAAACTAAGTGGTTAAAGAAGAAAGTGAAAGTAAtactttttaagtttaaaataaagggCTTCAAACTGAACAGCAATTACTTTTGGGATAGATGTTGACCAGAAGTAAATCTCAAAACTTATCACAGGTATAAGAAAGAGAGTCAATTTTTGGGAAGGAGAcagcaaataaaaaatcctcTCTGTGAGAGAAGGCAGGGAATGGGATCATGTTTTAAGAGTCATGGTTCCACCAGAGATGATAAGTCCAAGAGCTAACTTCCTTAGCACCCCAAAAGGACAACTAATTGGTCCGCATAAGTTCAGTAAAGGGTGAAGTCATGAAGCAGGATCAGATTCAACAAACTAACAAAACTCAGCAATTCAACCAGCAAAAAAGATATGATAATCGACGTTTTCTCAGGACCACCAAAGCATAATatcaaccaaaaaattattatagaaaCAGGACATGAAGGCAACAGGAAGTCATGAAGTACCAAGACATACTTGTCCATGATAGAAAGAAGTTGTTTCCTAACATCTTGTGCCCTCCTCAATGATCGAGCTTGAACGAAATTCTCAAAGCACCATGGACCTGAAAAATTTTTAGCTTTCCAGGCCTCATAGACAGCAAGTAGTGTCAAATGGTCTCCCTCAGGCTGAAAAAACTTTGCTCTTTTTTCGTCTGCTTGCGCTTGTTTTTCCCTAGGTCTGTAGAAGATGTTTCCAGTCTGAATCATTGCAATGATGGTCAAAATCTCATCACTACAACCAAGATCTACACTGGCAAGAAGCATTTTGGACAGTGGAGGATCCAGAGGAAATTCAGCCATTTTCCTACCCAACTTTGTAAGAAGCCCCTCTTCATCCAGAGCTCCTAAACTGTATAGCTGTTCCATTGCAGAAATGAGGGCCTGGGGTGATGGGGGGtccataaaatcaaaagacaAAAGATCATTAATACCCATAGCTTTCAGGGTAAGAGTAGTCATCCCCAGATTTATCCTCTGAATCTCCGGAATTGTCGTGGGAGACATCTCATTGTGGAATGCACTCTCTGTATAGAGGCGATAGCACTTCCCTGGGCCTGTACGTCCTGCTCGCCCTGCTCGTTGCTTTGCAGATGCTTGTGATATTGGAGTTATCACCAATGAATCAAGCCCCTGTTTAGGATTGTACACATTTTGTTTGGCGAAACCCGGATCAATGACATAAAATATGCCATCAATAGTCAGAGAAGCTTCAGCAATATTTGTAGCGACTACTACTTTTCTCTTTCCTGGAGGAGCAGGTTCAAAAATCCTGGACTGCATTTCACTGGGTAGGGCGCTGTACACAGGTAAAATAATCAGCTCAGGAACATTTTTACCTAAACCTTTCATCCTCTCATAAAGACACTGACATGCATAATCTATCTCTTCCTGACCAGTCAAGAACAGAAGTATATCACCTTCAGGTTCGGTCAAGTGAATCTGTAAGACAGTAATCAGCGCTGCATCGAGGTAGTCACTTTCTGGCTGCTTCGTGTAGAGAATTTCTACGGGGAATGTTCTTCCAGGAATAGTAAAGATATTGCAATTAAAGAAATATCCAGAAAACTTCTCTGCATCTAGAGTCGCAGACGTGACAATCAAACGAAGGTCAGGTCTCCGTTTCACAAGTTGCTTCAGCAATCCAAAAAGGACATCTGTGTTAATTGTCCTCTCATGAGCCTCATCAAGCATTATCACAGAGTACTGTGACAAACTTTCATCAATCAGAATCTCCCTAAGAAGCATACCATCTGTCATATACTTGATCACGGTCTCTGGACCCGTGCAATCCTCAAAACGGATGGCATATCCAACTTCTTCCCCTAAACGACAACCAAATTCCTCAGCAACTCGTTTGGCCACAGACATCGCAGCCACCCTACGAGGCTGAGTACATCCGATTTTTCCCTTTGTAGTGTATCCTGCCTCAGCCAGATACTGTGTGACTTGTGTTGTCTTGCCTGAGCCCGTCTCACCAATGACAACTAGGACCTGGTTATCATGGACAGCCTGAACTAATTCATTCTTCAACTTGTAGATGGGCAAACTTTGTCTCTGTTCCTGGATTGAGAGCTTTGATCTTTGTCCAAAAGTCAGAGCTTTGCCATATGCATCCTTTTTCCACTCCGGCATGTCATATGCAGACAAACCAACACCTCTCAGCTCCTGAGCAAGATGCCTCTCGCCTGTTTCTGGCATTGGATCTTCCCATGGCCGGTTCAGATCCTTCGGAATAGAATCCAACATTGTCCTTTGTTGTTGTTCCCGAACTTCCCTCCTCTCCTTTATCAGAGCAGATTGAAGTGCTGCTGCACGGCTCAAAGATCCCTCGGGGTTCTTGAATATCTTAACAGGGGACATGTCAACAGAGTACCGACTCTGGCCCTGCAAAAAAGCAGGCTCATCTTCATTCAACTCAATCTCAAGCTCCTCTTCTGCACCCTCCTCCTGGTAAAGCAACCCATCTCCCTCTTCATCAAACATCGGACACTCCTTTACGCTCAAAACACCTGAAGCAATCAGTTGTTTAGCCTCCCACCTCTCAGGTGAACTCATTTTCTTCAGTGGCCTACATGAAGGaacaccatcatcatcatcttcagtGATCTTGATCCCAGAGAGACCAAGTCTAGTCCCTGTCCCTCCACCATCGTTCCTCCCAGAAGGATTTGTTCTGAACACATCATCCTCCTCATTCCTCTTCAATGGCAACAAATCCGTTCCACTATTCTGATCCACATCCCTCATTGACAAACTCAATTTATTCCCACTAACAGAGATAACTTTGACATAGACCTCCTGGTCTCGCTTCACTACATCCTTGGCATTCACAATCCTCCTATTAGCCATCTGTGATACATGCACCAATCCTTCTTTTCCTCTAAACGCATCAAGCTGAACAAAACATCCTGCATCCATTACCCTCGAAACCCTCCCTTTATAAACTTTGTACAGCTCTGGCTCCCCGAATCGCCCATGCCTCTCATCCCGATCTTCGTTGGACCCATTTCTCCTGTTCCCCTCATCTCTATTCATGTCCCTATCCCTGTCAGTGTGCCTTCGTCTACCTCTATCATCATCATAACCATTCCTACCGTCTGTCTCTNNNNNNNNNNNNNNNNNNNNNNNCTCTTCTCTCTTATGCCATTACCCCGATCACTGCCATTCTCTTCCTCATCCTGTCCCTCTCTCTTCACATCCTCCTCAATCTCCTTCTCCAACTCCTTTACCCTCTCTTTATTATCCTTAATCTTCAAAGCTGAAAACGCAGAGTTTTCCCCCTCCTTCGCCCCCTTCTCCGGTTCGGATTTCTGGGTTGGCGGCAAAATAGCATGAATAATGGTGAGTAGAGTCCGCACAAAATAATCAGGCATCTCAGCGCCATTCTCTTTCAGCTTCGCGTCGAATTCGTCTACAGTCTGGCAACTCCGCCCCATCTCCGTTATGAACTCCGCCAACACCTTATCCCCAAACCCAAGATGAGTCTCCAGTTCCATACATACTTTGGAGACCAACGACAAGTACTCCAATTTCTTCAACCCATTGTCATCATCATCTGCTCCCATCTTCTCCACTTTCACTTAAAGAAAACGCTGAAATTTGTGTATTAACAACAGAATCTCGAATGCGTGCCTGCGCCTGTGAATGTATGAATATTCGTTCTGCAGTAACCCAAGAGCAACTTCCTTCTTGGTTAGAATGGTGAACACGCTTCCCCACTCTCGCCACGTGGAGCTCTGGATATTTCTCGGTTCTGGACTTCGGAGTCATTGGAAACTTCTAggattcaattattttaatattgataaaagaataaaataataaaaatatatcaaatggTGCACAGTGATCCCGacttgatgaaaaaaaaaataaaaacaacgaTTTGTAAAAAGGGACACCATCCACGACACAAGACAAATTGTGAAATATCATATAAACTTGACATAACAAAGGAATTCATATGGGAAAATTGAACTGTGAAGAAGAATTTCTTCATTTCCGTAAACTTGTATCTAGAATGTAGAGAAGATGTACAGAGGAGCTTATATACAgaggaagaaaaattataggCTAACTAACTCTTAACAACTCTAATTATAAGAAAACGTTTCTAACTAATAAAAGTATGTATATGAAAAAGGCGAAAATACaagagaaataaacaaatgacTGGTGGCTCCATTTCATCTCCACGTCATCGTCCAACTCAACAACTGGTCGTCTAGTCAACGCCTCCAACCTCCACTTTGCTACATTCCCCTTCAAGGTGGAGCTTGGGGTGCCAAGCCCAGCTTGACGAACAGACGCGAAAAATATCCAATCAAAGGAGTTTTTGTGAACAAATCAGCCAACTACTCACGGCTAGGGATATGAGAAGGTTTGATGAATCCCAATTTGAATTGATCACGGACAAGATGACAATCGATGTCCAAATATTTCTTCCGTTCGTGAAAAAATGGATTTGCAGTGATGTGGATGGTCGCCCTGTTATCACACCAAAAAGGAACAGAGGTTATGATGGGAACACAGAGAAAGTAAATAAGATAACCACAAAAGCTCGCATACAGCAGCTCCCATATTGCAATACTCAGCTTCGGCGGAAGACCGGGACACAGTGGgatgtttctttgttttccagGAAACGATGGAACCTAGGAAGATGCAGAAATCTATGATTGAGCGTTGAGAGTCAGGACAAGACGCCCAAGAAGCATCAATGTAAACAGAGGGCCGAAGATTGTTGttggaaggaaagaagagACCATATAGAAGATGTGCCCTTGAGATAACGAAGGACATGAACGGCAGCATCCAATGGAAGGATTCGAGATACTGGAGGAATTGGCTTAATTGTTGGATCGCAAAAGAGACATCAGGACTGGTAAACCAAGGTAGAGAAGACGCCGGATAAGGTAAGAGAGACACAATGTCCGAGGTAAGTTTAAGGCCAGGAGGCAGAGGCATAGAAGTAACCTTTTCATCAAGAAGGTTGGCATCCTTGGGAACGttagtcaaataaattatccctttttatttttcacttgcATTTATTGCCCAACACTTCACTCAGATTATCagattaaattttctattgcaaCTTCATGTTGTATCTTCTATTTCATTCCTCTCGAGGGATGCCTCCAGCAATGTGGGAAAAAGGACATCGTGTGGCTAATAGTCCGACAGTAAATGACTAAATTCATGCCAACACTTGCACAGGGTGCTGACACGAACAACACGGAATGCGATATCAGCACCACAGACAAGCAAGGTGTAGCACAAAATTAGTATACCGGGCACAATTTCAAATGTGGATTTCATTAACAGTGGAAAGGAAATAAACATTGTACAATGAAGCTAACAAGGGGTTCGCCTTGAGAGGGCACTCACATGCAACACTGAGCTTCAAATACacatttttctataatagtCTTAAAAAGATGTTTTCAATTTACAACACTACATActgaaaatgttgaaaatcGCACCTCCGGAGGCACAAAGTCCCCCATGAGTAAACATaggcaaaattatttaaataatataaaaaaaatacaaaagtaaTGTTGTTTTGAGATTATTAAAGAATTAGGCGGCACCGCGGTTTGGAAAAATCGCGGTGCTTgccattttattaaaaaaaataaaataaaatttttgaggCACCGCGATTTCGTACCGCGCGGtgcctttttttattttaaaaaaaaaaacaaaaattcaatgccattatatatatatatatataaaattggatGCTTTTTATTATgactatttcattttcaaattaataatacacatgatttatcaattaatataattcaaatgataTATCAATTTAGATAGTTAAaatatgggtaaattacattaatatttttcgagattagattaaattacacaaatactatttgtatttttttattaaattaaaattattttttttctataaaaatatattctaataataataataattttttgctcgGTATCGTTACTTCAATTAAGTCACACGATATAATTGCTgtaagtttgaattttatttcttttaaaatataagttacGAATAAATTGGCTCTTAAATGTTTTAATTGGTCATTTACCTTCTTATTATATTACGTCGTTTcgaataacaatttaattgtgtatgtatattatcatctttcatttcttcttttgtttttttttttagtaaattacaacgagttctattaaaatttggtataattataaatacccttttattatttgaaaattgtcaCTAATACCCCCTAATTTTAACAGCCGTATAACAATTAGctcaattcattatttttcaaaacgatgtaatataataagaaTGTAAATGACcaattaaaacatataggaGTCAATTTAttcctatttatattttaaaagaaataaaattaaaactgacAGCAATTATATCGCGTAACTTAATTGGAGTAATGATAccagaattattattattatcaaaatatatttttatagaaaaaaataattttaatttaataaaaaaaatacaaacggtatttgtgtaatttgatctaatctcaaaaaatattaatataatttacccatattattaaccatttaaattgataaaccatctcaattaattgataaatcatgtgtattattaatttcaagatGAAATAGACACAATTTTTAGGGACAATAgcattcaaaaaaattatatatatatagaaaatgacaactgaatttttgtttttttttaaataaaaaaaggcaCCACGGTACGAAATCGCGGTGCctctaaaattttgttttttttttaataaaatggcAGGCACCGCGATTCCAAACCGCGGTGCCGCCTAATTCtttaaaaatctcaaaacaacattacttttgtatttttattttgatattatttaaataatttttccgtAAACATAAGTATTTACACATGTACAAGACAAAGACCTACAGCAAAAACTCTAAGACTGTGGAGCCCAACATGTGTCTATGAAGGTTGTTGGTCGGCCTAATTGAGCAGTTGCGTGGCTGAATGTACGTTAAAGGGGCCTAGAATCCAGGCGGCCCTTGACAACAGATACACAACGtgtgtaataaatatttttctttaatataataactgacataatttttatatagatgATCGtctatatattgaaaataaaacaaaaaatgcaacaaaaattataataaaattttcaatcccTACCTCACCTTGTATGAAACGCTGTGTGAACGCAATACAATAGAAGACCAAAATCAGGAGCTTCTTACTCATTTTCCTGCTTTTTGGGACTTTCGTGGCCATCTCAAGTGAAAGCTAATCCACCGAAGCTTCCTCTCCACACAGCGTTAAAAATGGCCACTAATTTATAGCAAAATGAGAATGGATGTTTAAAGTCAACCATCCTAAGTTAATTGATGACATTGAGGTTTGATGATCAACACGTTATGGGTTTGAATCCGATCAATACGTGTATATTcgtttattttgataatagttgttaagttattataatagtaattattgattagtCATACATAATTAACATCGATACTTGATTTGTATTGATTGTTGACGGTTGAAGTtcataatgtaataattataaccgatacaattaaaaaaaaaagataaattacaattaattccCATGAGGtttcacataattataaatacctcttggtttttttaaaaaattatagacaactctctgatttttcaattttttcatccaccacattctattattttataatttttaatttttttataaaaaaatataataaggacaaaattgataattatatacctccatccaaggatgatatgatttcatcaaacatcgaaaaaatatttataattttttcaagcaacaaaaaagtattcataattataccataTTTTAAAAGAGCTCGTCGtaatttaaggaaaaaaaaaaagagagagaggaagaagaaagaaggtGGTGttgatcaaaataaaacaatctaGCCAATCCTACGtcattaatcaatttaatttgttattatttaatcgTGTGAAGTCGATTTGTTGATTACGACGTATGTGTGTTCCACGAGCATTTCACGATGATTCCAATTCCGTTCGGTCAATAGCTTTATACGccaagtaattaatatatatattattatatatatatatatattcaaaaataggataattacactctatttttttttaaatttggtgtaatcACACATAAATTTcctgtaatttgaaaaattatatctagcactaCTGAGATTTGCTTTCTtgtaacaaataagtccttcCGTtggtcaaatttattaaatttgctgatgttaacaaaaaaaaaagtagaaattgatatttaccatcgattgacttattgtaagtcaaacaaatttttttgaactaaagtactcttataatggtgaaaatatacgTCCCCACATACATTTAAACGTGAATAcatataaggataatttgattataaaaaaaaattatttgacatgcaataagtcaataataggtaaatataaatttttttatttttttattaatatcagcaaattcaataaatctTGACCAACAGAAGGACTTgtttgttagacagaagcaaacttTGAgagtattagatgtaattttcaaatcataaaaagtttacatataattatatcaaatctcatggtaggagagtgtaattatctcttaaaaatataatatgtctattttatctttcaaaaattgaaatcaaatacttgcatttttttttccctaatgAAAATGTGGTAATGTACGTGGGGCAGAGCAAGAGCGTTGAGATGGAAACTTGTGTTGTTCCCCTATCGCACTATGGAACCGGTGGCTGTGCCCTCTTCTCCCATCACCATCCCGGTGGCTGGGGGGCACGAAATGTGTTCATGTCAGCTTGCTTGTCCACACGTGCGTAGTAGTTTCTACACAActtgttagatataattataaatacccagTCCTCTTCTCATATCACCAACCCGGTGAGTGGGGGAGGAACGAAATGTGTTCATACCAGCTTGTTTGACCATACTTGCGTAGTAGCTTCAACGCAACTTGTTAGATATGATTATGGTAATtcattgttatttaaaaaattataaatagcctcttaatatttaataaaattatgtaatttttttatataggtTTGAAATTATCTATGTTGTACTTAAtgtaactttttctttttttctaaaaacaaAATANNNNNNNNNNNNNNNNNNNNNNNNNNNNNNNNNNNNNNNgatagaaaattttaaaaaaaaatataaaaaagttattcactcaatccataaaaaaaattataaaattaaaattcttagtCAATAAggacattttttattagtttaccACATAAAATAGATGGAAATGTATATGAGGCTAACATATTGGGTTAATTATAAGATGATGAatattggtaaattttcaaacaacgagcgaatatttataattatgtcaaactttaaAAGAGCTCATTgtaatatagtaattttaatgaaattgttattaaatacaaaaattagtttaaattatatttttttattgattttcgGTTAagctttattataaataaaaagggtTAAATTACACACAACCCCCCTTGGAATGCAACAAGTTTAGCAATAAATTCACCAGCAAGGCACACTAATTTGTACCCtcgagaaaaagaaaagaaaagataaaaaagcaAGGgacattaatataaaattcttgaatccACGAATTCCTCCATGCAATTTCCCAAAATACATGGGaggtaagtgtaattaattttagggtGAATTACTATGAGAggtttagcataattataaatgtcctttgttgtttgaaaaattataaatatcctcctgatgtttgataaaattatgtaatacttGGATGAACTccgaaattatcaactttgccttactgtattttttaaaaaaaaatgaacaaggTGGATggagaattttgaaaaattataagaaaaattatccacttagtccataaaatattaaaaaaaattaaaaatataatttatagtccataaggacattttggtcagttcaccacaaaaaatagataGAAACGTAACAGAAACAACATATTGAACTAATTGTTAGGCAaccattaaaattaagaaatattaataatttttcaaataataaaaaatatttataagtacaTTAAGTTTCAAAAGAACTCCTCGTAACTtaccctaattttaattaacaaataaaatccaTGTCCTCACAAATGAACCACACGCTCGGTAACAAATCACTTCTTCCAGCCCGCGCCCCATTCGTTCTGCTCGCAACAATCCAATTAGTTCTCCGAATGAAAGAACATTAGATATCCCATCTTATGAAATCAAGACCTTTGATGTTATTTGAcgtacaataatttttatatgccTATTATGAATCTGCACCCTTAGAATCGATAAATcttttggatcttattaacCAATGAGATACAACTTTGCACTATAGTTAACTCAGCACCAATCAAGAATGGCCTCGACATTCCAAGAATTCTTGTTATAAATTCGTTACAACCCTCAGACAAGGCAAGGCAAGGACCCCCTTGCCTTCCCACCctgaataaattcaaaatattagacTTTGACCAATAATNNNNNNNNNNNNNNCTTTCTTGAATAATCCCATCTCCTTTTTCCACTACTTTTCAATAGCCATCCTCACAACCTCTGCTCTGCCCCCTCTACCTGATACTTCTGTCAACCTCTGCTCTCCACTAATCatgcataattttcaaatccctaatcagctataaattgcttcttttttaGAGTTTGATTTATGCTGGATGCAGAAACATGGCATGGACATATTGCACCTAAGGTTAGATGAGTGTTTGTAGAAACATCGGCCCAACGGCGACATGTCAGCAAGCTTGCACAGTGCTCTCAGTCACCTAGCAACCCTTAAACTCACAGAACAGGCTTTCATGGACTCAATCTTCCTCCTCGGCCAAGCACACCGTGCCGCCTTTCTCCAACATATGACACAGTCCTTTGGATGTAGTTACATTTGTCTCTGGTCTAATTTGCCCCTACCATCCAAGTGAGATTACATTCATTCATGTTCTGTGTattcatacacacacatagaAAGCTTGTGTCTGCATGTAGATATTGGCCTAATTGATCATAAAACTTTGCAAAACTTCCAATTTTGTGTCCACAGCTGCTTGCTGTTTTTGGATGGAATCTACCAAGAAGAAAGCAGCCAGCAGCCAGGGCCGTCGTCTGGAAGCCTGGTCAGACGGCTTTTCAATGCATATTGTGAATCAGTGAACTATGTTGACGATCAAGGGTACATATATATGGCATTCGACGGGATGTTTTCGTTGATTCAAACTGAACTTAAAGTTCATTGCTTTTTCACTTTCAGGCGAGTGCCGGGCTTTGCTTTCAAGAACAATATCCCTTACATGGAGGTGAAGTTACACGGCCTTGAGAGGCGGTTGTCGAGTGAAATGCAGATGCAGTTCTATCAGGTAACACATTCTAACAGTACTTGAACGGAATATTAGTACCTCCTCGGATTGTTTGAGGACTATGTTAACTTTTGAGTACTCATTGTGATCTGATAATGCAGGAAGCTGGGATTAAGGTTTGTCCTATGCTAAGAACCACAAGATTCTTGAATTCATctatgaaataattacattcagCATTGTAAGTTATTGCCTTTCTTCGTGTTTAACCATAGACTGTCGTGTTCATGGGGTGCGCCTCGGGAGAGATTGAGCTAGGTATATCAAGTGAGCCTCGGGTAGACTTGGAAATGGAGCTAAAAAGCTGGTTCCCTGTCGATTTCTCTAGACAAAAAGCTCCCACAGAACTCCCTCAGCCCACCAGCCAAGACCGGCCCTCAACATCGTCTTCATTGCTAAGGTCGTTATCGGTTGACAGCAGCGAATACTCACTTCTATTCAATGTACAAACCTCGTCGTTCATCACAAAGACCCCACAAGCAGTACCGGCACTGATCAGCACTAGTCCACACCATCATTCGCAAGCCGAAAACGCCTTAAGCCAAATCCGCAACATCCAATTCCCAACAATAGAGAGCGAAAATGCTGCAATGACGAAAGCCATTCTTGCTGTCTTATCTTCTCCCTCCACTTCCTCCTCTTCCAACACAAACTTGCCTCCTGTTAGCCCTGCAGGCGACCATGGGCCGGCTGCATTTAGACGTTACCGATCAGGTCTAGCGCCCGTTGCAGCAACATCTCAGAAGCACAACATGTTTAAAAGATCGATATCATTCTTCAGAAACTTAAACATGAGAAGAAGACAGGAATTCCTGATTCAGGACCGGCCAACATCGACACAGATGCACCACATGATATCAGAGAGAAGACGACGAGAGAAGCTGAACGAAAGCTTCCAAGTTCTGCGATCATTACTCCCTCCAGGATCAAAGGTACACAAACTCTCAAAACCATCACGCCGCATATCAAATCTTGAACTCTGATCCCTTATCAGGTTTTGTTGTACACAGAAGGATAAGGCATCAGTTCTAAGCAGCACAACTGAGTACATAAGTTCACTGAAATCCCAAGTGGAGGAACTCAGCAAGAGAAATCAGGAACTGCAATCTGAGCTCTCGACGACCGCCCGAAAAGAAGGTGGCGGGGAAGA
This Sesamum indicum cultivar Zhongzhi No. 13 linkage group LG5, S_indicum_v1.0, whole genome shotgun sequence DNA region includes the following protein-coding sequences:
- the LOC105162001 gene encoding putative transcription factor bHLH041 isoform X3, which produces MSASLHSALSHLATLKLTEQAFMDSIFLLGQAHRAAFLQHMTQSFGCSYICLWSNLPLPSNCLLFLDGIYQEESSQQPGPSSGSLVRRLFNAYCESVNYVDDQGRVPGFAFKNNIPYMEVKLHGLERRLSSEMQMQFYQTVVFMGCASGEIELGISSEPRVDLEMELKSWFPVDFSRQKAPTELPQPTSQDRPSTSSSLLRSLSVDSSEYSLLFNVQTSSFITKTPQAVPALISTSPHHHSQAENALSQIRNIQFPTIESENAAMTKAILAVLSSPSTSSSSNTNLPPVSPAGDHGPAAFRRYRSGLAPVAATSQKHNMFKRSISFFRNLNMRRRQEFLIQDRPTSTQMHHMISERRRREKLNESFQVLRSLLPPGSKKDKASVLSSTTEYISSLKSQVEELSKRNQELQSELSTTARKEGGGEEVGWLSSSSETVSVEIAQVSSASASTLEEARFLDLRVRLRSGECSLLDLVIRVLEFLNQHSNLRLLSVQSNTRLVESVPVHGLVLRLRVKGDEFEERGFQEAVRRVVDHLPHSH
- the LOC105162001 gene encoding putative transcription factor bHLH041 isoform X1 produces the protein MSASLHSALSHLATLKLTEQAFMDSIFLLGQAHRAAFLQHMTQSFGCSYICLWSNLPLPSNCLLFLDGIYQEESSQQPGPSSGSLVRRLFNAYCESVNYVDDQGRVPGFAFKNNIPYMEVKLHGLERRLSSEMQMQFYQEAGIKTVVFMGCASGEIELGISSEPRVDLEMELKSWFPVDFSRQKAPTELPQPTSQDRPSTSSSLLRSLSVDSSEYSLLFNVQTSSFITKTPQAVPALISTSPHHHSQAENALSQIRNIQFPTIESENAAMTKAILAVLSSPSTSSSSNTNLPPVSPAGDHGPAAFRRYRSGLAPVAATSQKHNMFKRSISFFRNLNMRRRQEFLIQDRPTSTQMHHMISERRRREKLNESFQVLRSLLPPGSKKDKASVLSSTTEYISSLKSQVEELSKRNQELQSELSTTARKEGGGEEVGWLSSSSETVSVEIAQVSSASASTLEEARFLDLRVRLRSGECSLLDLVIRVLEFLNQHSNLRLLSVQSNTRLVESVPVHGLVLRLRVKGDEFEERGFQEAVRRVVDHLPHSH
- the LOC105162001 gene encoding putative transcription factor bHLH041 isoform X4, yielding MSASLHSALSHLATLKLTEQAFMDSIFLLGQAHRAAFLQHMTQSFGCSYICLWSNLPLPSKRVPGFAFKNNIPYMEVKLHGLERRLSSEMQMQFYQEAGIKTVVFMGCASGEIELGISSEPRVDLEMELKSWFPVDFSRQKAPTELPQPTSQDRPSTSSSLLRSLSVDSSEYSLLFNVQTSSFITKTPQAVPALISTSPHHHSQAENALSQIRNIQFPTIESENAAMTKAILAVLSSPSTSSSSNTNLPPVSPAGDHGPAAFRRYRSGLAPVAATSQKHNMFKRSISFFRNLNMRRRQEFLIQDRPTSTQMHHMISERRRREKLNESFQVLRSLLPPGSKKDKASVLSSTTEYISSLKSQVEELSKRNQELQSELSTTARKEGGGEEVGWLSSSSETVSVEIAQVSSASASTLEEARFLDLRVRLRSGECSLLDLVIRVLEFLNQHSNLRLLSVQSNTRLVESVPVHGLVLRLRVKGDEFEERGFQEAVRRVVDHLPHSH